One Pichia kudriavzevii chromosome 3, complete sequence genomic window carries:
- a CDS encoding uncharacterized protein (PKUD0C11210; similar to Saccharomyces cerevisiae YNR006W (VPS27); ancestral locus Anc_6.295): MAWFISNRYPEFETKIEAATSESIPNGDIDFGIALEITDTIRSKQVPPKEAMRLLKKRFVNAENINMQKSAFKLIDFCIKNGGEHFILDIASKEFMDPLINLLKSDDVNDSVKTYILEHIQAWSIMVSTNPKFEYINQTYKRLQNDGFEFPMINEVVDPNMIVSKVAPEWQDSDACMICSKLFTFLNRKHHCRACGGVFCGAHSSNTIELPEFGITIPVRVCDTCYSERKAARKKNSKKHNRKKSDIAKVATDLGTEDEEFKKAIELSLNESAPKSSAVSHQLSVGDIRPTEDDEDEDVKAAIQASLQDLNKETISNDHVREETKSTGLYANLVQEPYSASLTPMQEGSGRNTSSNEPAYLQNPPQHAVGDAFYVSTGIRGEDERVVVNFVDILNKVQSEPPQKRRFDSSLIKMNSDLVLLHPKVGAAIANQLQEIEKYQTLYSKLFAISRLYDDTLQTRFQKEQEILRAQHTRFGAFPLKLQSQMSSQPEVPLQPHRVPLQQQSSLEPQSTYSHQPQVYKLQQYQQNLPPQPQEQQPPASQGQSYQFDLKSPVDGAHEVAPTVTYNVPAQTTGIVGIQGPNLAVLSSLEYAPIPETTGVPVNSEITVSHTGTNGEVKAAPTLKVETKPEPEVVNLIDL; this comes from the coding sequence ATGGCTTGGTTTATATCTAATAGATATCCAGAATTTGAGACCAAAATTGAAGCGGCCACCTCTGAATCTATCCCCAATGGCGATATAGATTTTGGAATCGCCTTAGAAATAACAGATACTATCCGATCCAAACAAGTTCCCCCAAAAGAGGCGATGCGTTTACTCAAGAAGAGATTCGTTAATGCAGAGAACATAAATATGCAAAAATCAGCCTTTAAGTTGATAGACTTTTGTATCAAAAATGGTGGGGAACATTTTATTCTGGATATAGCGTCGAAAGAATTCATGGATCCGTTGatcaatcttttgaaatctGATGATGTCAATGACTCTGTTAAGACCTACATATTGGAGCACATCCAAGCATGGTCAATAATGGTAAGCACGAATCCAAAGTTTGAATACATTAATCAAACATACAAGAGGTTACAGAACgatggttttgaatttccaATGATAAACGAAGTTGTGGATCCAAACATGATAGTATCTAAAGTGGCACCCGAATGGCAAGACTCGGATGCTTGTATGATATGCTCCAAACTATTCACATTTCTGAATCGGAAACACCACTGCCGTGCGTGTGGGGGTGTTTTCTGTGGTGCACATTCTTCTAATACGATTGAACTACCCGAATTTGGGATTACTATCCCAGTAAGAGTTTGCGATACGTGTTATAGTGAGAGGAAAGCTGctagaaagaaaaacagcAAGAAACataacagaaaaaaatctgACATTGCAAAGGTTGCAACTGACTTGGGaacagaagatgaagaatttaaaaaGGCTATTGAATTGTCATTAAATGAATCAGCACCGAAGAGTTCAGCTGTTTCGCACCAGCTATCTGTTGGTGATATTCGACCTactgaagatgatgaagacgagGATGTGAAGGCTGCCATTCAAGCAAGTTTGCAAGACTTGAATAAGGAGACCATTTCGAATGATCATGTTAGAGAAGAGACCAAGAGCACAGGCCTGTATGCTAACTTAGTACAAGAACCTTATTCTGCTTCATTGACGCCGATGCAAGAAGGTAGTGGCAGAAATACGAGCAGCAATGAACCGGCTTATTTACAAAATCCACCGCAACATGCCGTGGGTGACGCATTTTACGTTTCAACTGGGATACGGGGAGAGGATGAAAGAGTTGTTGTTAATTTTGTTGACATACTTAATAAGGTACAATCCGAGCCCCCGCAAAAGCGCCGCTTTGACTCCAGTTTGATTAAAATGAATTCAGATTTGGTTTTGCTTCACCCAAAGGTTGGTGCAGCAATAGCTAATCAACTAcaggaaattgaaaaataccaaacattatattcaaagttgTTCGCCATAAGTAGACTATACGATGATACACTACAAACaagatttcaaaaggaACAGGAGATCCTAAGAGCGCAACATACAAGGTTTGGTGCGTTTCCGTTGAAACTGCAATCCCAAATGTCTTCTCAACCCGAAGTACCTCTTCAACCACACAGAGTTCCTTTACAGCAACAGTCCTCCCTAGAACCCCAATCTACATATTCACATCAACCACAAGTGTATAAACTGCAGCAATATCAGCAGAATTTGCCGCCCCAACCGCAGGAACAACAGCCTCCAGCTAGTCAGGGGCAGTCCTATCAATTCGATCTCAAATCACCAGTTGATGGAGCTCATGAGGTTGCACCAACGGTAACGTACAATGTACCGGCACAAACAACTGGTATCGTTGGAATACAAGGTCCTAACCTTGCAGTATTGTCGAGTTTGGAATATGCACCCATTCCTGAAACAACAGGTGTGCCTGTCAATTCAGAGATAACCGTCTCTCATACAGGAACAAACGGAGAAGTCAAGGCGGCACCGACATTAAAAGTTGAAACAAAACCGGAACCAGAAGTAGTTAATCTCATAGATTTATAG